A genomic segment from Mesoaciditoga lauensis cd-1655R = DSM 25116 encodes:
- a CDS encoding TRAP transporter small permease has translation MKTIESILDIVEKAMEWAGIVAIGIMLVVSLLEVVFRDALNAPLTWSLSLTIVMMIWMAMLISGTGVRSNLHIRVAAFADTLPPKTKRIVDIIVFCLLFYFGYYMVVGSYSMALLPGIMPELGISNAWLYIPVIIGGILTMVFSTERIIRIIVAKKTGGIK, from the coding sequence ATGAAAACAATTGAAAGTATTTTGGATATCGTGGAAAAAGCCATGGAATGGGCTGGCATCGTTGCCATAGGAATTATGCTAGTTGTCTCGTTGCTCGAAGTGGTATTCAGAGATGCGCTTAATGCTCCTCTTACTTGGTCTTTAAGTCTCACCATCGTGATGATGATATGGATGGCAATGCTCATTTCAGGTACGGGCGTTAGAAGCAACTTGCATATCAGAGTGGCCGCCTTTGCTGATACCCTCCCGCCGAAAACGAAACGAATAGTGGATATCATCGTGTTTTGTCTTTTATTTTATTTTGGATATTACATGGTAGTTGGTTCTTATTCAATGGCTTTATTACCGGGAATAATGCCAGAATTGGGAATATCTAACGCATGGCTTTATATTCCTGTTATCATTGGAGGTATTTTAACGATGGTATTTTCCACGGAAAGAATCATAAGAATAATCGTTGCAAAGAAAACAGGGGGGATAAAATGA
- a CDS encoding TRAP transporter substrate-binding protein → MQKKVRIILIFALMLSVASLSVLAVTWRLAEDQPAGYPTTMADQFFANIVREMTNGKINIKVYYGGQLGSETQTVQQTMAGIIQLNRVNAAPMASFVPELGVLSLPYIFSSSEQEWKVLYGPVGKKLLEDMKSAGLMGLTYFDSGQRSFFTRKTPILKPSDLKGLKVRVQKAPVFVEMVKDMGGSPVPMAYGEVFTALQTGVIDGAENNIPSYYTMSFYQVAPYYSYDGHSRVPEILFMNLNAWNSLTPEEKEIFKTAAMAASLYERQLWNEKVQQDLAKLKKAGVHFYYPTPEDIALFQKAVEPVYAKYSQFKDIINEIRNTK, encoded by the coding sequence ATGCAAAAGAAGGTACGTATCATTTTGATCTTCGCGCTCATGCTTTCAGTGGCTAGTTTGAGCGTGTTAGCCGTTACTTGGAGGCTGGCAGAAGATCAACCGGCAGGGTATCCAACTACGATGGCAGACCAGTTCTTTGCCAACATCGTAAGGGAAATGACAAACGGCAAGATAAACATCAAAGTGTACTACGGTGGGCAGCTTGGTTCAGAAACGCAAACGGTTCAGCAAACCATGGCCGGCATCATTCAACTCAACAGGGTAAATGCAGCTCCAATGGCATCCTTTGTTCCCGAACTTGGTGTTTTGTCTCTTCCTTACATCTTCTCAAGCTCGGAACAAGAGTGGAAAGTGCTTTATGGCCCGGTAGGAAAGAAATTACTTGAAGACATGAAATCTGCTGGATTAATGGGGCTCACCTATTTCGATTCCGGTCAGAGAAGTTTCTTCACGAGAAAAACGCCTATTTTGAAACCTTCTGACCTTAAAGGTCTCAAAGTACGTGTCCAAAAGGCTCCTGTTTTCGTCGAAATGGTCAAAGACATGGGTGGTTCCCCAGTTCCAATGGCATACGGAGAAGTCTTTACGGCTCTCCAAACAGGCGTTATAGACGGTGCTGAAAATAACATACCAAGCTATTACACCATGAGCTTCTACCAAGTTGCTCCTTACTATTCCTACGACGGACATTCAAGAGTGCCTGAGATTCTCTTTATGAACCTCAACGCTTGGAATTCCTTAACGCCTGAGGAAAAAGAGATTTTCAAAACTGCGGCTATGGCAGCATCGTTATATGAAAGACAATTGTGGAATGAAAAAGTTCAACAGGATTTGGCAAAATTGAAGAAAGCCGGCGTTCATTTCTATTATCCGACGCCAGAAGATATAGCTCTTTTCCAGAAAGCGGTTGAGCCGGTTTACGCAAAATACAGCCAATTCAAAGACATAATAAACGAAATAAGAAATACAAAATAA
- a CDS encoding PPC domain-containing DNA-binding protein has product MIFDMRDGNVIFARFDGGDDFYESLYSVIEKYSIETGVIMSGMGMLKDFEIGWFNGKEYEKIQIDTPHELVAMTGNIETKEGKPFAHIHVALANPEKKLVGGHLFKATVNVTNEIFIYKITGFKLERVQIGGWTPLMGKYTS; this is encoded by the coding sequence ATGATTTTTGACATGAGAGATGGAAACGTTATCTTTGCAAGATTCGATGGAGGAGACGATTTTTATGAATCGCTTTACTCCGTTATTGAAAAGTATTCGATAGAAACCGGCGTGATTATGTCCGGAATGGGCATGCTCAAAGACTTCGAAATAGGTTGGTTCAACGGAAAAGAATACGAAAAAATTCAAATTGACACACCCCATGAATTAGTCGCAATGACCGGAAACATAGAAACAAAAGAAGGGAAGCCTTTTGCCCACATTCACGTCGCACTTGCAAATCCCGAAAAGAAGTTGGTAGGCGGGCATTTGTTCAAAGCAACGGTGAACGTCACAAATGAGATATTCATTTACAAGATAACAGGATTCAAACTTGAAAGGGTACAAATCGGTGGATGGACTCCACTGATGGGTAAATACACAAGCTGA